The Pyrenophora tritici-repentis strain M4 chromosome 8, whole genome shotgun sequence genome contains a region encoding:
- a CDS encoding IlvE, Branched-chain amino acid aminotransferase-4-amino-4-deoxychorismate lyase — protein sequence MSPALNYGQQALEGFKAFRTPGDPGRIVLFRPNLNAIRFQHSSIVLSMPPVPVEMFLRACRAAVALNANYVPPYESGGALYVRPQLYGTSAHLGLSAPSEYTFCVFVVPTTCAHLGTQPVKALILDDFDRAAPKGTGHAKVGGNYAPVIRWSDKARAEGFGITLHLDSVHHKEVDEFSSCAFIGVHSQGDSNITLVVPDSRCTIDSVTSDSVQHIAQQLGWKVEKRPVDYKELPSFSEVLGVGTSVVLIPIKSITRRSITQGMPSTPRLQVEAESEIITYLSEEQNKGGLVFSTLLNQLSAIQRGKAYDEFGWLFTVHEEDRNI from the coding sequence ATGTCGCCAGCTCTGAACTACGGCCAACAGGCTTTAGAAGGGTTCAAAGCCTTCCGTACGCCTGGCGATCCCGGTAGAATTGTCCTGTTCCGTCCCAACCTCAACGCCATCCGCTTTCAGCATTCAAGCATCGTCCTTTCGATGCCGCCTGTTCCCGTTGAGATGTTTCTCCGAGCTTGCAGGGCTGCTGTAGCTCTGAACGCTAACTACGTTCCACCGTATGAGTCCGGGGGAGCGCTTTATGTTCGACCGCAGCTGTATGGGACAAGCGCTCACCTTGGACTCAGTGCACCAAGTGAGTATACATTCTGTGTCTTTGTAGTTCCGACAACATGTGCCCACCTTGGAACACAGCCAGTTAAGGCACTTATCTTAGACGATTTTGACCGCGCAGCACCAAAGGGTACAGGTCACGCAAAGGTGGGTGGAAATTATGCACCCGTAATTCGTTGGAGCGACAAGGCACGCGCAGAAGGATTTGGTATCACACTACACTTAGACAGTGTGCATCACAAAGAGGTCGATGAGTTTAGCTCTTGCGCATTCATTGGCGTGCACTCCCAGGGCGATTCAAACATAACATTAGTGGTACCTGACTCTCGTTGCACAATCGATAGCGTCACGAGCGACAGTGTTCAGCATATCGCTCAACAATTGGGATGGAAGGTGGAAAAGCGCCCTGTCGATTACAAAGAGTTGCCCTCTTTTAGCGAAGTCCTTGGAGTGGGGACTTCAGTGGTCCTAATACCGATCAAATCCATCACTCGACGATCTATTACACAAGGAATGCCTAGCACTCCACGCCTCCAAGTTGAGGCTGAGTCTGAGATTATTACATATCTATCCGAAGAACAAAACAAGGGTGGTTTAGTGTTTTCCACGTTGTTGAATCAACTGAGCGCCATCCAACGGGGCAAGGCCTACGACGAGTTTGGATGGCTTTTTACTGTGCACGAAGAAGACCGAAATATCTAA
- a CDS encoding CypX, Cytochrome P450, whose amino-acid sequence MEEPHFRYVVEAIEKSNVRLGVLMQAPELALSRGFDRQLFFKAKEGGAKFVKFLRELLQQRLKKGPAGPVKDIFSFLQQCKHPDSSTGLSPIEISTETATFIVAGTDTTSTAMASLSHYLSWSPRCYSRAREEVRTIFDSEGDIVFGPKLNSCVFLRACLDEALRITPPAGGPLWREVEIGGTQINGDYIPAGCEVGSGIYAMHRSPQNWSDPDTYIPERWLPNKGAAKSENQEHKNLRQPYFPFNIGPRSCVGKPLAIAQIMLTFAHLLWKFDFRIADAEELCSTIDDIVPPEYMLQDYISGQKHGPILQFCSRS is encoded by the exons ATGGAAGAACCACATTTTCGCTATGTAGTGGAAGCAATCGAAAAGTCAAACGTACGGCTGGGTGTACTTATGCAGGCCCCGGAGCTGGCTCTTAGCAGAGGGTTTGATCGACAACTATTCTTCAAAGCTAAAGAAGGTGGAGCTAAATTTGTTAAGTTCCTGCGCGAGCTTTTGCAGCAACGCCTTAAAAAAGGCCCGGCAGGCCCTGTCAAGGACATTTTTAGCTTTCTACAGCAGTGCAAGCATCCTGACTCTAGTACTGGGTTAAGCCCGATAGAAATCAGCACCGAGACAGCGACATTTATAGTAGCCG GAACTGATACAACGTCTACAGCGATGGCATCTCTATCTCACTATTTAAGCTGGTCACCACGATGCTATTCACGTGCGAGAGAGGAGGTACGGACAATATTCGATTCCGAGGGCGACATAGTCTTTGGTCCCAAACTCAATTCGTGTGTATTTCTTCGGGCATGTCTCGACGAAGCGCTGCGCATCACGCCTCCTGCTGGAGGGCCTCTCTGGCGAGAAGTGGAAATAGGTGGGACCCAGATCAACGGAGACTATATACCAGCTGGTTGCGAGGTTGGTTCTGGCATCTATGCTATGCACCGCAGCCCCCAAAATTGGTCCGATCCGGATACTTACATACCCGAGCGATGGCTTCCGAACAAAGGTGCAGCAAAGTCCGAGAATCAAGAGCACAAAAATCTCCGCCAACCATATTTTCCTTTCAACATTGGGCCACGTAGTTGCGTTGGAAAACCTCTTGCAATCGCACAGATCATGTTAACATTTGCTCATCTCCTCTGGAAATTCGACTTTCGCATAGCTGATGCCGAAGAGCTGTGTTCTACTATTGATGATATAGTACCGCCTGAGTACATGCTCCAGGATTATATATCAGGCCAGAAACACGGCCCTATCTTACAATTCTGTTCTCGTTCCTAG
- a CDS encoding methyltransferase MppJ, protein MVDSNRDVAYIFNSAIAAASIGAAWEIGLLDQLRNGNKTDVKEFAAQHDLHYDSIHGLVTALAVVHVVEYDNHTATAGKLFDEVYRSKSIFHWLTLGSGGLLSRMQYVVRNENRTGKFYQRDSVAISYASKDISREHFDPAFWLAMDGIDYKIHSVVDLGSGSGERLMEILERYPGTVGLGVDIAKPSTEVARSDAIKRGFGDRLSFVVGDVRALSYRDEFAQVDLLTCFMMGHDFWPRENCIATLQKLRTAFPKVRRFLLGDGTRILLNTDKTHCKYSTNVDNVPIFTLGFEFGHAMMGVYIPTLEEWEGVFEEGGWRCVKKHLIRSFTLSVIFELERL, encoded by the coding sequence ATGGTCGATTCAAATCGCGACGTCGCCTATATATTTAACTCGGCCATCGCTGCCGCATCAATCGGCGCTGCCTGGGAAATTGGGCTGCTTGATCAACTCCGGAACGGAAATAAGACGGATGTCAAAGAATTTGCAGCGCAACATGACCTACATTATGACTCTATCCACGGCTTAGTCACCGCGCTGGCTGTCGTACATGTGGTCGAGTACGACAACCACACAGCCACGGCTGGCAAGCTATTTGATGAGGTCTACCGATCGAAATCCATTTTCCATTGGCTCACTCTTGGGTCAGGTGGACTCCTCTCGCGTATGCAGTACGTGGTACGGAACGAAAATCGCACAGGAAAATTCTACCAACGAGACTCGGTTGCGATCTCGTACGCTTCCAAAGACATCAGCCGCGAACATTTCGACCCAGCATTTTGGCTAGCTATGGATGGAATCGATTATAAAATCCATTCGGTCGTTGATCTAGGAAGTGGAAGCGGCGAGCGGTTAATGGAGATCCTTGAAAGATATCCTGGGACTGTTGGTCTCGGCGTAGATATCGCTAAACCGTCCACAGAGGTCGCTAGGTCCGACGCGATTAAGCGTGGCTTTGGAGATCGGTTGTCTTTTGTTGTGGGTGACGTGCGCGCATTGAGCTACCGCGACGAGTTTGCTCAGGTCGATCTTCTAACATGCTTTATGATGGGCCACGATTTCTGGCCTCGAGAGAACTGTATTGCTACACTCCAAAAGTTGCGTACTGCCTTTCCTAAGGTCCGCCGCTTTCTCCTCGGTGACGGTACTCGGATCCTACTGAACACCGATAAAACTCACTGCAAGTACTCAACCAACGTCGACAATGTGCCTATCTTTACTTTGGGCTTTGAATTTGGTCACGCTATGATGGGAGTCTATATTCCGACACTTGAAGAATGGGAAGGTGTCTTTGAGGAGGGTGGATGGCGTTGTGTAAAAAAGCATCTTATTAGGTCTTTCACGTTATCCGTAATTTTTGAACTAGAGAGGCTATAA